A portion of the Paenibacillus hamazuiensis genome contains these proteins:
- the radC gene encoding RadC family protein has protein sequence MESRGLTLRDVPSEERPRERMQQQGAQALSNAELLAILLRTGTYSESAVHLAQRVLQESGGLRRLVEMTMEQLTAIKGIGEAKALQIQAGIELGRRLARSSMGEKVIIRSPQDAASLLMEDLRYLQTEHFVCLFLNTKNHVIGQETLSVGSLNASIVHPREVFRAAIRRSSASIICAHNHPSGDPTPSREDIEMTGRLMEAGEIIGIEVLDHIIIGDNRFSSLKEQGLM, from the coding sequence ATGGAATCGCGTGGACTAACCTTGCGCGATGTCCCAAGTGAGGAACGACCAAGAGAACGTATGCAGCAGCAGGGGGCACAAGCGCTTAGCAATGCCGAATTGTTGGCTATTTTGCTTAGGACCGGCACGTATTCGGAATCGGCTGTCCACTTGGCGCAGCGGGTCTTGCAGGAAAGCGGAGGCCTACGCCGCCTCGTCGAAATGACGATGGAGCAATTGACGGCGATCAAAGGCATCGGGGAAGCGAAAGCTTTGCAAATTCAGGCGGGCATCGAGCTTGGAAGGCGTCTTGCGCGCAGCTCGATGGGGGAGAAAGTGATCATCCGTTCCCCGCAGGATGCGGCATCGCTTTTGATGGAAGATTTGCGCTATCTGCAAACCGAACATTTCGTCTGCCTTTTTTTAAATACGAAAAACCACGTGATCGGCCAGGAAACACTCTCGGTAGGTTCCTTGAACGCCTCGATCGTGCATCCCCGCGAAGTATTCCGCGCCGCCATCCGGCGGAGCAGCGCCTCAATCATTTGCGCCCATAATCACCCGAGCGGAGACCCGACGCCAAGCCGCGAAGATATCGAAATGACCGGCCGTCTTATGGAAGCGGGGGAAATTATAGGGATTGAGGTTTTGGATCATATTATCATTGGGGACAACCGGTTTTCCAGTTTGAAGGAGCAAGGTTTAATGTAG
- the mreC gene encoding rod shape-determining protein MreC, whose amino-acid sequence MRLLGNKRLLILLLGLICFIALMGLTLGQRERISWPEKFVKDTISWTQGLFYKPAGWIAGFFEDMRQLRTIFEENKVLKMTLAQYARDTTRLNDLELQNKRLKEDLGFTERQKQMNNYKFRIAEVVAASPDRLNNTITINLGEKDGMRPNMAVMSVEGLVGRIVQVSAFYSNVQLLSSIDDTASDNKAISVTVKNKENEAFGMMESFDPKTGLLVVNKIEQKDHFAVGDVVITSGLGQVFPRGIEIGKVVAVKDGDFGITYTATVQPFASLVHLREVFVVEAPEG is encoded by the coding sequence GTGAGGCTTTTGGGGAACAAGCGCCTGCTTATCCTCCTCCTCGGATTGATCTGCTTCATCGCCTTGATGGGCTTGACGTTAGGTCAAAGAGAACGGATCAGTTGGCCGGAAAAGTTTGTTAAAGATACGATATCGTGGACGCAAGGTCTCTTTTACAAGCCCGCTGGATGGATAGCGGGCTTCTTTGAAGATATGCGCCAGCTGCGGACGATTTTTGAGGAAAACAAGGTGCTGAAGATGACTTTGGCCCAATATGCGAGAGATACGACACGGCTGAACGACCTGGAGCTGCAAAACAAACGCCTGAAGGAGGATCTCGGTTTTACGGAACGTCAAAAGCAGATGAACAACTATAAGTTCCGCATAGCCGAAGTCGTTGCCGCGAGCCCCGACCGTTTAAACAATACGATCACGATCAACCTGGGGGAAAAAGACGGGATGAGGCCCAACATGGCCGTCATGTCGGTCGAAGGTTTGGTCGGGCGCATCGTTCAGGTGTCCGCTTTTTATTCCAACGTGCAGCTGCTTTCGAGCATCGACGATACGGCGAGCGACAACAAGGCGATTTCCGTTACCGTGAAAAATAAAGAAAACGAGGCTTTCGGCATGATGGAAAGCTTCGATCCGAAAACCGGCCTTCTTGTCGTCAACAAAATCGAACAGAAGGATCATTTTGCCGTCGGAGACGTCGTCATCACTTCGGGACTCGGTCAAGTATTTCCTCGCGGCATCGAGATCGGAAAAGTCGTGGCCGTTAAAGACGGGGATTTCGGCATCACCTATACGGCAACCGTTCAGCCGTTTGCGTCGCTCGTCCATCTGCGGGAAGTATTCGTCGTTGAAGCTCCCGAAGGTTGA
- a CDS encoding rod shape-determining protein yields the protein MFGGFTKDLGIDLGTANTLVYVKGRGIVVREPSVVALRTDTKSIEAVGNDAKKMIGRTPGNIRAVRPMKDGVIADFDTTSTMIKYFIRQAQNKRWLFQRHPNVMVCVPSGITAVEKRAVEDATKQAGARDAYTIEEPFAAAIGADLPVWEPTGSMVVDIGGGTTEVAVISLGGIVTSRSIRIAGDEMDEAVTQYIKRTYNLMIGERTAEQIKMEIGSALRMEQTVTMEIRGRDLVSGLPKTMTITSDEISDALFDTVNSIVDAVKITLEKCPPELSADIMDRGIVLTGGGGLLRNLDRLLSRETGMPVLVAENPLDCVAIGTGKALENIHLFKTRSGPTSKYRR from the coding sequence ATGTTCGGTGGTTTTACAAAAGATCTGGGAATCGATTTGGGCACAGCCAATACGCTTGTTTATGTTAAAGGAAGAGGCATTGTCGTCAGGGAACCGTCCGTCGTCGCCCTTCGTACCGATACAAAATCGATTGAAGCCGTCGGTAACGACGCGAAAAAAATGATCGGCCGCACGCCGGGCAACATTCGCGCCGTCCGTCCGATGAAAGACGGCGTCATTGCGGATTTCGATACGACGTCGACGATGATCAAATATTTCATCCGCCAGGCGCAAAACAAGCGCTGGCTGTTTCAACGCCATCCGAACGTGATGGTTTGCGTGCCTTCCGGCATCACGGCCGTTGAGAAACGCGCCGTGGAAGACGCCACCAAGCAGGCGGGCGCACGCGATGCCTATACGATCGAAGAACCGTTCGCAGCGGCGATCGGCGCGGATTTGCCCGTATGGGAGCCGACCGGCAGCATGGTCGTCGACATCGGCGGAGGCACGACCGAAGTGGCCGTCATTTCGCTCGGGGGCATCGTAACCAGCCGATCGATCCGCATCGCCGGCGATGAAATGGATGAAGCGGTCACTCAATATATCAAACGCACTTATAACCTGATGATCGGCGAACGCACGGCGGAGCAGATCAAAATGGAGATCGGATCCGCGCTCCGCATGGAGCAGACGGTGACGATGGAAATTCGCGGACGCGATTTGGTCAGCGGATTGCCGAAGACGATGACGATTACATCGGATGAAATCAGCGACGCTTTGTTCGATACGGTAAACAGCATCGTCGATGCGGTGAAGATTACGCTTGAGAAATGTCCGCCCGAACTGTCCGCCGACATAATGGACCGCGGCATCGTGCTTACCGGAGGGGGCGGGCTTTTGCGCAACCTTGACAGGCTGCTGTCCCGCGAAACCGGCATGCCGGTGCTTGTCGCGGAGAATCCGCTCGACTGCGTGGCGATCGGCACGGGGAAGGCGCTCGAGAACATCCACTTGTTCAAGACGCGTTCCGGCCCTACCAGCAAGTACAGAAGATAA